From the Roseibium sp. HPY-6 genome, one window contains:
- a CDS encoding ABC transporter permease: MFEAVLLTVITAATPLLIAAVGELVVERSGVLNLGVEGMMIMGAVIGFAVANQTGSGSLGVIAAITAGMAMSALFGVLVLFLVANQVATGLALTILGIGLSGMIGEAFIGVPGLDLPQLYIPVLSEIPFFGPVFFQQDALVYVSFALVAFVAYGLFRTRVGLVLRAVGDNHGSAHALGYSVVKVRFLAILFGGACAGLAGAYLSLAYTPQWVENMTAGRGWIALALVVFASWLPLRVVIGAYLFGAVSVLNLHAQALEFDIPSQLLSSLPYIATIAVLVLISANRRLTLVNTPACLGKPFVPDR, encoded by the coding sequence ATGTTTGAAGCCGTTTTGCTGACCGTCATCACAGCCGCCACCCCTCTGCTTATTGCAGCCGTCGGCGAGCTTGTTGTCGAACGGTCCGGCGTCTTGAATCTTGGCGTCGAGGGTATGATGATCATGGGGGCTGTTATCGGCTTCGCCGTCGCCAACCAGACAGGTTCGGGTTCGCTCGGCGTCATCGCCGCAATTACCGCAGGCATGGCGATGTCGGCGCTCTTTGGCGTGCTGGTTCTCTTCCTCGTCGCCAATCAGGTCGCGACCGGTCTTGCCCTGACGATCCTGGGAATCGGTCTGTCAGGCATGATCGGGGAGGCATTTATCGGCGTTCCTGGCCTCGACCTTCCGCAGCTCTATATTCCCGTTCTGTCGGAAATACCCTTTTTCGGACCCGTTTTCTTCCAGCAGGATGCACTGGTGTACGTGAGTTTTGCGCTCGTTGCCTTTGTTGCTTATGGCCTCTTCAGAACCCGGGTTGGCCTCGTGCTCCGGGCCGTCGGCGACAATCACGGTTCTGCGCATGCTCTTGGATATTCGGTCGTGAAAGTCCGGTTCCTGGCAATCCTCTTTGGCGGAGCCTGCGCCGGGCTCGCGGGCGCTTACCTTTCGCTTGCCTACACGCCGCAATGGGTTGAAAACATGACAGCAGGACGTGGCTGGATTGCGCTTGCGCTGGTTGTTTTCGCGTCCTGGCTGCCGCTTCGCGTTGTTATCGGAGCTTACCTTTTCGGAGCGGTCAGCGTCCTGAATCTGCATGCGCAAGCATTGGAGTTCGATATTCCATCGCAACTCCTGTCCAGCTTGCCGTATATCGCGACAATCGCAGTGCTTGTTCTGATTTCCGCCAATCGCAGGCTGACGCTGGTCAACACACCTGCATGTCTTGGGAAACCATTTGTGCCGGACCGATAG
- a CDS encoding BMP family ABC transporter substrate-binding protein: MKSLLKTTVAAVAFAALGSAAQAADVKACFVYVGPVGDFGWTYQHDQGRLAVEEKFGDKVETAYLESVPEGPDAERAIERFAREGCNIIFTTSFGYMNPTIKVAKKFPDVKFEHATGYKTADNVATYNSKFHQGRYIIGQIAAKQSKTGTAGYIASFPIPEVVSGINAFLLGAQSVNPDFKVKVVWVNTWFDPGKEADAAKALIDQGADIITQHTDSTAPLQVAQERGVHGFGQASDMINFAKDAQYTAIIDDWAPYYIERVQEVLDGNWHTHSSWEGLAEGHVVMAPYTNLPADVVEMAQATEAKIKDGWEPFTGPITKQDGTVAAEDGVRLDDGAILGMNWYVQGVDDKLPE; the protein is encoded by the coding sequence ATGAAATCTCTTTTGAAAACCACCGTTGCAGCCGTGGCATTCGCTGCCCTCGGTTCCGCAGCGCAGGCAGCCGACGTCAAGGCCTGCTTCGTCTATGTCGGCCCCGTTGGGGACTTTGGCTGGACCTACCAGCATGATCAGGGCCGTCTGGCCGTTGAAGAAAAATTCGGTGACAAGGTCGAGACCGCCTATCTTGAAAGCGTACCCGAAGGCCCGGACGCGGAACGCGCTATCGAGCGTTTTGCCCGGGAAGGCTGCAACATCATTTTCACCACGTCTTTCGGCTACATGAACCCGACCATCAAGGTCGCGAAGAAATTCCCGGACGTGAAATTCGAGCACGCAACCGGCTACAAGACCGCCGACAACGTCGCCACCTATAACTCCAAGTTCCACCAGGGCCGCTACATCATCGGCCAGATTGCCGCAAAGCAGTCCAAGACCGGAACCGCCGGCTACATTGCATCCTTCCCGATCCCCGAAGTGGTCTCCGGCATCAATGCATTCCTGCTCGGTGCCCAGAGCGTTAATCCGGACTTCAAGGTCAAGGTCGTTTGGGTCAACACCTGGTTCGATCCGGGCAAGGAAGCCGATGCTGCCAAGGCCCTGATCGACCAGGGCGCTGACATCATCACGCAGCACACCGATTCCACGGCACCGCTTCAGGTCGCCCAGGAGCGTGGTGTTCATGGCTTCGGCCAGGCGTCCGATATGATCAACTTCGCCAAGGATGCTCAGTACACTGCCATCATTGACGATTGGGCGCCGTACTACATCGAGCGTGTGCAAGAAGTCCTGGACGGCAACTGGCACACTCACAGTTCCTGGGAAGGTCTGGCAGAAGGCCACGTCGTCATGGCGCCTTACACCAACCTTCCGGCTGACGTCGTTGAAATGGCACAGGCGACAGAAGCCAAGATCAAGGATGGCTGGGAACCGTTTACGGGCCCGATCACCAAACAGGACGGCACGGTTGCTGCTGAAGATGGGGTCCGTCTCGATGACGGCGCAATTCTCGGTATGAACTGGTACGTGCAGGGTGTCGACGACAAGCTGCCGGAATAA
- a CDS encoding mandelate racemase/muconate lactonizing enzyme family protein produces MKIVAVETLRLHEHPNLLWVRIHTSEGITGLGETYFGTGSSEADIHDRIAPILLGQDARRIEWLNMKMQPYVGFTGTGAEVRALAAVDVALWDLAAKTAGVPLCDLLGGRTRDAIQVYNTCAGPNYVSKTSAVRPDNFGTDGAQETVDLYDDLNAFLNHPEDLASSLMEMGIFSMKIWPLDLASGAADGVDISPADLKKGMEPFERIRKAHGDKMRLKAELHGLWSLNAAKMIASALEPLEMDWIEDPVWMDRTHEIAELARSTSAPLAGGETLASLGQFKALIDEGNISTPIVDVTWAGGVTAARKVAALAEASSRPIAFHDCSGPVTLAASTHLALSLRNVREQEIARGFYYNWYQDLVDQLPPIENGMISVPDRAGLGMDLLPDLFKRGDAIHKVSKLT; encoded by the coding sequence TTGAAAATCGTCGCAGTTGAGACATTGCGTCTTCATGAGCATCCCAATCTTCTTTGGGTGCGCATTCACACGTCCGAGGGCATCACCGGGCTCGGAGAAACCTATTTCGGCACTGGATCGAGCGAAGCAGATATTCACGACCGCATAGCGCCGATCCTTCTGGGGCAGGATGCGCGCCGTATCGAGTGGCTCAACATGAAAATGCAACCCTATGTCGGTTTCACGGGGACTGGTGCGGAAGTGCGGGCCCTCGCTGCCGTCGACGTCGCCCTTTGGGATCTGGCCGCAAAGACCGCAGGTGTACCGCTGTGCGATTTGCTCGGTGGGAGAACACGGGACGCAATTCAGGTCTACAATACCTGCGCAGGACCGAACTACGTGTCAAAAACGTCCGCAGTCCGTCCGGACAATTTCGGCACGGACGGCGCGCAAGAAACAGTCGATCTCTACGACGACCTCAATGCCTTTTTGAACCATCCTGAAGATCTCGCCTCTTCCCTGATGGAAATGGGTATCTTCTCGATGAAGATCTGGCCACTCGACCTGGCCTCCGGAGCCGCAGATGGTGTCGATATTTCCCCTGCGGATCTGAAGAAGGGGATGGAACCATTTGAGAGGATCCGGAAGGCGCATGGCGACAAGATGCGCCTTAAAGCCGAGTTGCACGGATTGTGGAGCCTGAACGCGGCAAAGATGATTGCAAGTGCGCTCGAACCGCTTGAGATGGACTGGATTGAGGACCCCGTGTGGATGGACAGGACCCATGAGATCGCTGAGCTTGCGCGCTCAACGTCAGCACCGCTCGCCGGCGGCGAAACACTCGCCAGTCTGGGCCAGTTCAAAGCTCTGATCGACGAAGGAAACATTTCAACGCCGATCGTGGACGTCACCTGGGCGGGCGGCGTCACCGCGGCCCGGAAAGTCGCGGCGCTTGCTGAAGCAAGTTCAAGGCCGATTGCTTTTCATGACTGTTCGGGGCCTGTAACCCTTGCAGCCTCCACACATTTGGCGCTCAGCCTGCGCAATGTCCGCGAACAGGAAATCGCACGTGGCTTTTACTACAACTGGTACCAGGACCTCGTCGATCAGCTCCCGCCCATCGAAAACGGCATGATTAGCGTGCCTGATAGGGCTGGTCTTGGAATGGATCTCTTGCCGGATCTCTTTAAGCGCGGTGACGCAATACACAAAGTCAGCAAGCTGACCTGA
- a CDS encoding patatin-like phospholipase family protein, protein MIERRDLMFGAIAAGGTLQIMQTAHASTDSSDGERRSVAKDGFALALGGGAAKAFAHIPILEALDELGIAPDEIAGTSMGSILGGLYASGMSGKDIRSFAVELFTRKTQLFQKLFLKDGKTWSSLLNIVRPAIIDPIVLFETVLPPDLSENFHDLRIPLKVVATDFYSQSQVVLEEGPLLPAIAASSALPMLLTPVEINGRVLIDGGFVNPTPFDIFVDPRVRTVGIDVTGSDFSHKSGLPSGMDTWVGSFSITLHSLVAAKLQCSRPDLLIEPPIGKFKAMDFFKIEEILSAADQAKDVFKAEMTTLLEAQ, encoded by the coding sequence ATGATTGAACGACGAGACCTGATGTTTGGCGCTATCGCAGCCGGAGGAACGCTTCAGATTATGCAGACGGCCCATGCCTCGACGGACAGTTCTGACGGTGAACGCCGCAGTGTTGCAAAAGACGGTTTTGCTCTTGCGCTTGGCGGCGGTGCGGCCAAGGCGTTTGCCCATATCCCGATCCTGGAAGCGCTCGATGAGCTTGGCATTGCTCCTGACGAGATTGCCGGGACGTCTATGGGTTCGATTCTGGGCGGACTTTATGCCAGCGGAATGAGCGGCAAGGATATCCGGTCTTTCGCCGTGGAACTATTCACGCGGAAAACGCAACTCTTTCAGAAGCTTTTCCTGAAGGACGGCAAGACATGGTCGTCGCTTCTCAACATTGTTCGTCCTGCCATCATCGATCCGATTGTGCTGTTTGAAACCGTGCTGCCACCGGATCTTTCAGAGAATTTCCACGATTTGCGCATCCCGTTAAAGGTCGTCGCAACAGACTTTTATTCGCAGTCGCAGGTGGTGCTGGAGGAGGGGCCTCTTTTGCCGGCAATTGCCGCGTCATCAGCACTCCCGATGCTTCTGACGCCGGTTGAAATCAACGGACGGGTTTTGATCGACGGCGGCTTCGTCAATCCGACACCATTTGACATTTTCGTCGACCCGCGTGTTCGGACGGTCGGAATAGACGTCACAGGAAGTGATTTTTCCCACAAAAGCGGCCTGCCGAGCGGAATGGACACCTGGGTAGGATCTTTCTCCATTACGCTGCATTCGCTCGTAGCAGCCAAACTGCAATGTTCGCGGCCGGACCTCCTCATCGAGCCGCCCATCGGAAAATTCAAGGCGATGGATTTCTTCAAAATAGAGGAGATTCTGAGTGCCGCCGATCAGGCCAAGGATGTGTTCAAGGCAGAAATGACGACGCTATTGGAAGCCCAATAG
- a CDS encoding alpha/beta-hydrolase family protein yields the protein MALVQVIRNGLSATSLVVAVSCFGAALTPSLMPRDPLVQAALAAVAASLGYEIAMLVRGLWRYMEIPDIKGRFLWIWWAVALAVSTGILVYSLSKAASWQNATRAAVGLPPLDTAAPFYIFAVGGLMFLSLWVIFRILGVVRRFVARQLDRVVPQKVGVVLSVALVGWVFWALVDGTLVRSAFRAADASFEAADILIEPDIAQPQDPMKTGSASSLVKWHEMGRWGRHFVASAPTVEEISAFQSGTVMEPVRVYVGRRSADTAEERAQIALEELIRVGGFERSVLIVMVPVGTGWMDPGAHDTLDFMLSGDVATVSVQYSYLTSVLALLAHPDYGVAQSRELFEKIYDHWTELPKDSRPEFYVHGLSQGAFNSQATLPLFDMLGDPINGAMWAGSPFFSRYWTEVRDQRNPGSPAWRPTFGNGSLVRVMDQYGGLDGDFTPWGPLRSVFLNYGSDPIVNFTFDSSVRPPAWLNQPRAPDVSKELSWFPVVTMLQLALDSMFALDVPRFGHYYVAPDYIDAWAAVVEPEGWSKARADELKDIFSRRGPAF from the coding sequence ATGGCATTGGTTCAGGTTATCCGGAACGGTTTGTCGGCAACCAGTCTTGTTGTGGCAGTGAGTTGTTTCGGGGCTGCACTGACACCTTCGCTCATGCCGCGCGACCCGTTGGTCCAGGCTGCGCTTGCCGCGGTTGCCGCAAGCCTGGGCTACGAGATTGCAATGCTTGTGCGCGGCCTCTGGCGCTACATGGAGATCCCGGACATCAAGGGACGGTTTCTTTGGATCTGGTGGGCCGTTGCCCTAGCTGTGAGCACCGGCATTCTCGTCTACTCTTTGTCTAAGGCCGCTTCCTGGCAAAACGCAACTCGTGCTGCGGTGGGGTTGCCTCCGCTCGATACGGCAGCACCTTTCTACATCTTTGCAGTCGGCGGTCTCATGTTCCTGAGCCTTTGGGTCATCTTCAGGATATTGGGCGTCGTGCGCCGGTTCGTCGCAAGACAGTTGGACCGGGTTGTGCCGCAAAAGGTCGGTGTGGTCCTGTCGGTAGCGCTTGTCGGCTGGGTTTTCTGGGCTCTTGTCGACGGAACACTGGTGCGTTCGGCCTTCCGTGCGGCTGATGCTTCCTTCGAGGCTGCCGACATCTTGATCGAGCCCGATATCGCTCAGCCGCAGGATCCGATGAAAACCGGCAGCGCGTCGTCACTGGTCAAATGGCACGAAATGGGTCGCTGGGGCCGCCATTTTGTTGCTTCGGCGCCAACGGTCGAAGAGATTTCCGCGTTTCAGAGCGGGACCGTGATGGAGCCGGTTCGGGTCTATGTCGGCAGGCGGTCGGCGGACACCGCAGAAGAAAGGGCGCAAATTGCGCTTGAAGAACTGATCCGGGTCGGCGGCTTCGAACGCTCCGTTCTGATCGTTATGGTGCCGGTTGGAACGGGTTGGATGGATCCCGGCGCCCACGACACGCTCGACTTCATGCTTTCCGGGGATGTGGCAACCGTGTCGGTGCAATACTCTTACCTGACCAGCGTGCTTGCCCTGCTTGCACACCCGGACTACGGCGTCGCTCAATCCCGTGAACTCTTCGAAAAGATCTATGATCACTGGACTGAACTGCCCAAGGACAGCAGACCTGAATTCTATGTTCACGGTCTCAGCCAGGGTGCCTTCAACTCCCAGGCAACGCTGCCATTGTTCGACATGCTCGGTGATCCGATCAACGGAGCCATGTGGGCCGGGTCGCCGTTCTTCTCAAGATACTGGACGGAGGTGCGCGACCAGCGAAATCCCGGCAGCCCCGCCTGGCGGCCGACTTTCGGGAACGGCTCTCTGGTGCGCGTGATGGACCAGTATGGTGGGCTTGACGGGGATTTCACGCCCTGGGGTCCGCTCCGGTCGGTGTTCCTCAACTACGGCAGCGATCCGATCGTCAATTTCACCTTCGACAGTTCCGTTCGCCCTCCGGCATGGCTCAACCAGCCGCGCGCACCGGACGTTTCAAAAGAACTCTCGTGGTTTCCGGTCGTAACCATGCTGCAGTTGGCGCTCGATTCCATGTTCGCGCTCGATGTCCCCAGGTTCGGACATTACTACGTTGCACCGGATTACATAGATGCCTGGGCCGCCGTTGTGGAGCCGGAAGGATGGTCCAAAGCACGGGCCGATGAATTGAAGGACATTTTCTCCCGAAGGGGCCCTGCATTCTGA
- a CDS encoding agmatinase family protein, whose translation MRILDQYGPATRHRAAGTVSRSPAERHHHPDFDKLQLRGWKSAEKEGTLPTAAWEKEKAWALRMGLTGSDSLTDKSIPTFARGELPHYAGINTFLKAPYIEDVTQVGAYDAAIIGIPFDGGTTYRPGTRFGPQGVRKISALYTPYNYEMGVDLREQMTLCDVGDIFTIPANIEKTFDQITRAVSHVASSGALPIMIGGDHSIGFPCVRGIAECTSKRIGIVHFDRHIDIQEKDLDERMHTTPWFHATDLVNVPAVNLVQIGIGGWQVPREGVEVARERNTNIFTMRDVEELGLAETAARALELAWKDADAVYISFDIDSVDCGFVPGTGWPEPGGFLPREALELVSLVAKEGICGLEVVEVSPPYDCSDITALLATRVIVDVLGTLVSHGKMGSHKSIIDKPVSIPAGPEVA comes from the coding sequence ATGCGTATTCTTGATCAATACGGTCCCGCAACCCGGCACCGCGCCGCCGGAACCGTTTCACGGTCACCGGCAGAACGGCATCACCACCCGGATTTCGACAAGCTGCAGCTGCGCGGCTGGAAGTCCGCGGAAAAAGAAGGCACTTTGCCGACCGCTGCCTGGGAAAAGGAAAAGGCCTGGGCGCTGCGCATGGGGCTGACCGGGTCTGACAGCCTGACCGACAAGTCCATTCCCACGTTTGCGCGCGGAGAATTGCCCCACTACGCCGGCATCAATACGTTCCTGAAAGCGCCTTACATTGAGGATGTGACCCAGGTTGGCGCTTATGACGCGGCGATCATCGGAATACCGTTTGACGGCGGCACCACCTATCGGCCGGGAACCCGGTTCGGCCCGCAGGGCGTCCGCAAGATCTCAGCGCTTTACACACCATACAATTACGAGATGGGTGTCGATCTGCGTGAACAGATGACGCTATGCGACGTCGGGGACATTTTCACCATCCCCGCCAACATTGAAAAGACGTTCGACCAGATCACCCGAGCGGTGTCCCACGTTGCCTCCTCAGGCGCCTTGCCGATCATGATCGGCGGCGATCATTCCATCGGGTTTCCCTGCGTTCGCGGTATCGCGGAGTGCACGTCAAAGCGTATCGGCATCGTCCATTTCGATCGCCACATCGATATCCAGGAGAAAGACCTGGACGAGCGCATGCACACAACGCCCTGGTTCCATGCAACGGACCTGGTCAATGTTCCGGCCGTCAATCTGGTCCAGATCGGCATTGGCGGATGGCAGGTGCCGCGCGAGGGGGTCGAGGTCGCGCGCGAGCGCAACACCAACATCTTCACCATGCGTGACGTTGAAGAACTCGGTCTTGCGGAAACCGCCGCGCGCGCCCTCGAACTGGCCTGGAAAGATGCGGACGCCGTCTATATCTCGTTCGACATCGACAGTGTCGATTGCGGCTTCGTTCCGGGAACGGGTTGGCCGGAACCGGGCGGCTTCCTGCCCCGTGAAGCATTGGAACTCGTGTCTCTCGTTGCGAAGGAAGGCATCTGTGGGCTTGAAGTCGTCGAAGTGTCGCCTCCTTACGACTGTTCCGACATAACCGCCCTCCTCGCCACACGCGTGATTGTCGATGTTCTTGGAACGCTGGTGTCCCACGGGAAGATGGGATCCCACAAGTCAATCATCGACAAACCGGTTTCCATCCCAGCCGGTCCGGAGGTGGCGTGA
- a CDS encoding ATP-binding cassette domain-containing protein produces MSAHTDPKLRVRGVSKYYDGTPVLERIELDVDKGAFCTIVGASGCGKSTFLRMLLSQEHPTRGEILLDGDALPEEPTPDRGIVFQKYSVFTHLTVAENLILAKEFEAAPYTGKLFGAAKRAALGEIEEVLERIGLAAAAEKYPSQLSGGMQQRLAIAQALVKKPSILLLDEPFGALDPGIRVDMHELMLGLWRDLGMTIFMVTHDIHEAFKLGTRLLVFDKIRHDPQAPEAYGATITYDLPLKAPATGNSTPAPDEIAGAIRTGGNKTSDKPQDTNHP; encoded by the coding sequence ATGAGCGCCCACACGGATCCTAAGCTTCGCGTCAGAGGTGTTTCGAAATACTACGATGGCACGCCCGTGCTCGAACGGATTGAGCTTGACGTCGACAAGGGCGCGTTTTGTACGATTGTTGGCGCGTCCGGCTGCGGCAAATCTACATTCTTGCGCATGTTGTTGTCGCAAGAACATCCTACAAGAGGCGAGATACTCCTTGATGGCGATGCGCTTCCTGAGGAGCCGACACCGGACCGGGGCATCGTCTTCCAGAAGTATTCCGTTTTCACCCATTTGACCGTTGCTGAAAACCTGATCCTTGCAAAGGAATTTGAAGCAGCACCCTATACAGGGAAACTCTTCGGAGCCGCGAAACGGGCTGCGCTCGGTGAAATTGAAGAAGTGCTTGAGCGCATAGGACTGGCGGCAGCGGCGGAAAAGTACCCTTCCCAGCTTTCTGGCGGCATGCAACAGCGGCTTGCGATCGCGCAGGCGCTCGTCAAAAAACCAAGCATTCTTCTTCTGGACGAGCCTTTCGGCGCCCTCGACCCGGGTATCCGGGTTGATATGCATGAATTGATGCTCGGGCTCTGGCGCGATCTTGGCATGACAATCTTCATGGTTACGCACGACATCCACGAAGCCTTCAAGCTCGGAACGCGGTTACTGGTCTTCGACAAGATCCGGCATGACCCTCAGGCCCCGGAAGCCTATGGGGCAACCATTACCTATGACCTGCCGCTCAAAGCTCCCGCGACAGGTAACAGCACGCCCGCCCCCGATGAGATCGCCGGTGCGATCCGGACTGGCGGCAATAAGACATCTGACAAACCCCAAGACACCAACCACCCATGA
- a CDS encoding ABC transporter permease subunit — translation MRIINRKPSRVTALALGALPFVATIIVYSVASHYRRLENPADKLLPSLESMGAAFWRMAAIPDRRSGDLLLWVDTIDSLWRLGTGMAVSTVMALSLGIAIGFIPHVRSALAPYLATFSLIPPITILPILFITFGLGEVAKIALIVIGTAPVMIRSTAQAVLDIPREMIIKAETLGATVWQMITRLVLPQVLPKLITALRLGLVPAWIFLISAEAIASTTGLGYRIFLVRRYLAMDVILPYVLWITLLAFLLDRLLLLLSRRAFRWHHAGGDAL, via the coding sequence ATGCGTATCATCAACCGGAAACCTTCCCGGGTGACCGCTCTTGCCCTTGGTGCTTTGCCTTTTGTGGCAACCATCATCGTCTATTCGGTGGCAAGCCATTACCGGCGTTTGGAAAATCCGGCAGACAAGCTGTTGCCGTCGCTGGAAAGCATGGGGGCAGCCTTCTGGCGCATGGCGGCGATCCCGGACAGGCGGTCGGGTGATCTTCTTCTATGGGTGGATACGATTGACAGCCTATGGCGCCTCGGGACCGGAATGGCTGTCTCCACTGTCATGGCGCTCTCGCTCGGCATAGCTATCGGCTTCATTCCCCATGTCAGGAGTGCTCTTGCGCCCTATCTGGCGACCTTTTCCCTGATCCCCCCGATAACCATTCTGCCGATCCTCTTCATTACGTTTGGCCTCGGCGAAGTTGCAAAGATTGCTCTGATCGTCATTGGAACAGCACCTGTGATGATCCGTTCCACGGCACAGGCGGTTCTCGATATTCCAAGGGAGATGATCATCAAGGCGGAAACGCTCGGCGCAACCGTCTGGCAAATGATCACACGGCTTGTTCTGCCCCAGGTGCTGCCCAAACTGATCACAGCGCTCCGGCTCGGCCTCGTCCCCGCCTGGATTTTCCTGATTTCCGCGGAGGCGATCGCCTCGACCACCGGGCTGGGTTACAGAATCTTCCTTGTAAGACGCTACCTCGCGATGGACGTGATCCTTCCCTATGTTCTTTGGATCACGTTGCTTGCCTTTCTCCTCGACAGGTTGCTTCTGCTGTTGTCCCGGCGGGCGTTCCGCTGGCATCACGCCGGAGGTGATGCGCTATGA
- a CDS encoding putative urea ABC transporter substrate-binding protein, with protein MKSFAKASLIAAALSLPLSISSAQAEEKKDFKVCWSIYVGWMPWGYLQDSGIMKKWADKYGIDVEIVQINDYVESINQYTAGEYDGCSMTNMDALSIPAGGGVDTTALIVGDYSNGNDGIILKDKTDLAEIKGQSVNLVELSVSHYLLARALDTVGLSEKDLTVINTSDADMIAAYATADVTSVVTWNPLLSEIEAQPNATKVFDSAGIPGEIIDIMMVNTETLADNPDFGKALVGAWYELMSIMSSDTDAGIAARTAMAEASGTDLAGYDAQLATTKMFYTPAEAVEFSKAAELPATMKFVAEFLYDKGILGEGAPSPEFVGVSFPDGSIYGDANNVKLRFDPSYMQMAADGAL; from the coding sequence TTGAAATCGTTTGCCAAAGCTTCCCTCATAGCAGCAGCTCTTTCGTTGCCGCTTTCCATTTCATCAGCACAGGCCGAGGAAAAGAAAGACTTCAAAGTCTGCTGGTCGATTTATGTCGGCTGGATGCCCTGGGGGTATCTGCAAGATAGCGGCATCATGAAAAAATGGGCCGACAAATACGGGATTGACGTCGAGATCGTGCAGATCAACGACTATGTCGAATCCATCAACCAGTATACAGCCGGCGAATATGATGGTTGCTCAATGACCAACATGGACGCCCTGTCGATCCCTGCCGGTGGCGGTGTCGATACGACCGCGCTGATTGTCGGTGACTATTCCAACGGAAACGACGGCATCATTTTAAAAGACAAAACCGATCTTGCCGAGATCAAGGGCCAATCCGTCAACCTGGTTGAACTCTCCGTTTCCCACTATCTTCTGGCACGCGCACTCGACACGGTCGGCTTGTCTGAAAAAGACCTCACCGTTATCAATACCTCCGACGCCGACATGATCGCCGCTTACGCGACCGCGGACGTCACTTCGGTCGTGACCTGGAACCCGCTTCTTTCCGAAATAGAAGCTCAGCCGAATGCAACCAAAGTCTTCGACAGCGCCGGCATTCCGGGTGAAATCATCGACATCATGATGGTCAACACTGAAACGCTTGCGGACAATCCGGACTTCGGCAAAGCGCTTGTCGGCGCGTGGTATGAACTGATGTCCATAATGTCGAGCGATACGGACGCCGGGATTGCCGCCCGTACGGCGATGGCGGAGGCGTCTGGCACGGATCTGGCCGGGTATGACGCCCAGCTGGCGACCACCAAGATGTTCTATACGCCTGCGGAGGCTGTCGAATTTTCCAAGGCGGCCGAGTTGCCGGCCACGATGAAGTTCGTTGCCGAATTTCTCTATGACAAGGGAATCCTTGGTGAAGGTGCTCCGAGCCCTGAGTTTGTGGGCGTGTCGTTCCCTGACGGGTCGATCTATGGCGATGCGAACAACGTGAAGCTTCGCTTTGATCCAAGCTACATGCAAATGGCGGCAGACGGCGCACTCTGA